A genomic region of Mycobacterium sp. Aquia_213 contains the following coding sequences:
- the aceA gene encoding isocitrate lyase — MSVVGTPKSAEQIQHDWDTNPRWKDTSRTYTAQDVVALQGSVVEEHTLARRGAEVLWEQLHDLEYINALGALTGNMAVQQVRAGLKAIYLSGWQVAGDANLSGHTYPDQSLYPANSVPQVIRRINNALLRADEIAKVEGDRSVENWLAPIVADGEAGFGGALNVYELQKAMIAAGVAGSHWEDQLASEKKCGHLGGKVLIPTQQHIRTLTSARLAADVAGVPTVVIARTDAEAATLITSDVDERDQPFITGDRTKEGFYRVRNGLEPCIARAKAYAPYSDLIWMETGTPDLELAAKFAEGVKSEFPDQMLAYNCSPSFNWKKHLDDSTIAKFQKELGAMGFKFQFITLAGFHALNYSMFDLAYGYARNQMSAYVELQERELAAEERGYTATKHQREVGAGYFDRIATTVDPTSSTTALNGSTEEGQFH; from the coding sequence ATGTCTGTCGTTGGCACCCCGAAGAGCGCCGAGCAGATCCAGCACGACTGGGACACCAACCCGCGTTGGAAGGACACCAGCCGCACCTACACCGCCCAGGATGTCGTCGCCCTGCAGGGCAGCGTCGTCGAGGAGCACACCCTGGCCCGCCGCGGCGCCGAGGTGCTGTGGGAGCAGCTGCACGACCTGGAGTACATCAACGCCCTGGGTGCCCTGACCGGCAACATGGCCGTGCAACAGGTGCGCGCCGGCCTGAAGGCCATCTACCTCTCCGGTTGGCAGGTCGCCGGTGACGCCAACCTGTCCGGCCACACCTACCCCGACCAGAGCCTGTACCCGGCCAACTCGGTGCCGCAGGTCATCCGTCGCATCAACAACGCGCTGTTGCGCGCCGACGAGATCGCCAAGGTCGAGGGTGACCGCTCGGTGGAGAACTGGCTGGCGCCGATCGTCGCCGATGGCGAGGCCGGCTTCGGTGGCGCGCTCAACGTGTACGAACTTCAGAAGGCGATGATCGCCGCAGGCGTCGCGGGGTCGCACTGGGAAGATCAGCTGGCTTCGGAGAAGAAGTGCGGCCACCTCGGTGGCAAGGTGCTGATCCCGACTCAGCAGCACATCCGCACCCTGACCTCGGCGCGTTTGGCCGCCGACGTCGCCGGTGTGCCGACCGTCGTGATCGCCCGTACCGACGCCGAGGCGGCCACCTTGATCACCTCGGACGTCGACGAGCGCGACCAGCCGTTCATCACCGGTGACCGGACCAAGGAAGGCTTCTACCGCGTCCGCAACGGCCTCGAGCCGTGCATCGCGCGGGCCAAGGCCTACGCGCCGTACTCCGACCTGATCTGGATGGAGACCGGGACCCCGGACCTCGAGCTCGCGGCCAAGTTCGCCGAGGGCGTCAAGTCCGAGTTCCCCGACCAGATGCTGGCCTACAACTGCTCGCCTTCCTTCAACTGGAAGAAGCACCTGGACGACTCCACCATCGCGAAGTTCCAAAAAGAGCTTGGTGCAATGGGATTCAAGTTCCAGTTCATCACGCTGGCCGGCTTCCACGCGCTGAACTACTCGATGTTCGATCTGGCCTACGGCTACGCCCGCAACCAGATGAGCGCCTACGTCGAGCTGCAGGAGCGCGAGTTGGCGGCCGAGGAGCGCGGCTACACCGCGACCAAGCACCAGCGCGAGGTCGGTGCCGGTTACTTCGACCGCATCGCCACCACGGTGGACCCGACGTCGTCGACCACCGCGCTGAACGGCTCCACCGAAGAGGGGCAGTTTCACTGA
- a CDS encoding DUF445 domain-containing protein, translated as MVVHRVSPSAEAPGSAAPQPEPTVPPATPDRARTSFAESFAGADPEADAQRRTGLRRMKLVALSFLVGATVVFLACRWAQAHGSVGAWVGYVGAAAEAGMVGALADWFAVTALFKHPLGIPIPHTAIIKRKKDQLGEGLGTFVRENFLSAEVVETKLRDAQVPGRLGKWLSDRAHAARVASEAATVLRVLVELLRDEDVQQVIDRMIVRRIAEPQWGPPVGRVLATLLAENRQEALIQLLADRAFQWSLNAGEIIQRVVERDSPTWSPRFIDHLVGDRIHRELMDFTDKVRRNPDHELRRSATRFLFEFADDLQHDPDTIARADAIKEQLMARDEIANAAATAWKTLKRLVLEGVDDPSSTLRTRIAEAVIRIGESLRDDAELRDKVDSWIVRAAQHLVSQYGVEITAIITDTIERWDADEASRRIELHVGRDLQFIRINGTVVGSLAGLVIYTVAQLFF; from the coding sequence GTGGTGGTACACAGAGTCTCACCAAGCGCCGAGGCACCGGGTTCGGCCGCCCCGCAGCCGGAGCCGACCGTGCCGCCGGCCACGCCGGACCGGGCTCGAACGTCGTTTGCGGAGTCGTTCGCTGGAGCCGATCCAGAGGCGGACGCGCAGCGGCGGACAGGGCTGCGCCGGATGAAACTGGTGGCACTGAGCTTTTTGGTCGGTGCCACCGTGGTGTTCCTGGCGTGCCGATGGGCGCAGGCGCACGGCAGCGTGGGCGCGTGGGTCGGCTACGTCGGCGCGGCCGCCGAGGCCGGCATGGTGGGCGCCCTCGCGGACTGGTTCGCGGTGACCGCGCTGTTCAAGCACCCGCTGGGCATACCGATCCCGCACACCGCGATCATCAAGCGGAAGAAGGACCAGCTCGGCGAGGGCCTGGGCACCTTCGTCCGGGAGAACTTCCTGTCGGCGGAAGTGGTGGAGACCAAACTGCGCGACGCCCAGGTGCCGGGCCGGCTCGGCAAGTGGCTCTCGGACAGAGCGCATGCCGCACGGGTGGCCAGCGAGGCCGCGACGGTGCTGCGGGTGCTCGTCGAGCTGCTGCGCGACGAGGACGTCCAGCAGGTGATCGACCGGATGATCGTGCGGCGTATCGCGGAACCGCAGTGGGGGCCGCCGGTGGGCCGGGTACTGGCGACGCTGCTCGCCGAAAACCGGCAGGAAGCCCTGATTCAGCTGCTCGCCGACCGGGCCTTTCAGTGGTCGCTGAATGCGGGCGAGATCATCCAGCGAGTGGTCGAGCGCGACTCGCCGACCTGGTCGCCGCGGTTCATCGACCATCTCGTCGGCGACCGCATCCACCGCGAGCTGATGGATTTCACCGACAAGGTCCGCCGCAACCCGGACCACGAGTTGCGGCGTTCGGCGACCCGTTTCCTGTTCGAATTCGCCGACGATCTACAACACGACCCGGACACCATCGCGCGCGCCGACGCGATCAAAGAGCAGCTGATGGCGCGTGACGAAATCGCCAATGCGGCCGCGACGGCGTGGAAGACGCTGAAGCGGTTGGTGCTCGAGGGCGTCGACGATCCCTCCAGCACGCTGCGCACCCGCATCGCGGAGGCCGTCATCCGGATCGGGGAATCCTTGCGCGACGATGCCGAGCTGCGCGACAAGGTCGACAGCTGGATCGTGCGGGCCGCCCAGCATCTGGTGTCGCAGTACGGGGTTGAGATCACCGCGATCATCACCGACACGATCGAGCGCTGGGATGCCGATGAGGCGAGTCGGCGGATCGAACTGCACGTGGGCCGCGACCTGCAATTCATTCGGATCAACGGCACCGTGGTCGGGTCGCTGGCGGGGCTGGTCATCTACACGGTCGCGCAGCTGTTTTTCTAG
- the pcaA gene encoding cyclopropane mycolic acid synthase PcaA, whose translation MAVQLTPHFGNVQAHYDLSDDFFRLFLDPTQTYSCAFFERDDLTLEEAQLAKIDLSLSKLGLEPGMTLLDIGCGWGATLRRAIEKYDVNAVGLTLSENQAEHVQKSFDQLDTKRTRRVLLEGWEKFDEPVDRIVSIGAFEHFGRARWARFFEMAYSVLPADGVMMLHTIVRPAFKEARAKGLPLTHEVVHFTQFILAEIFPGGWLPTPQLVEEHSADAGFKLTRTQSLQLHYARTLDMWAAALEANKDKAIEIQSQKVYDRYMKYLTGCADLFRQGYTDVDQFTLEK comes from the coding sequence ATGGCCGTGCAGCTCACGCCGCATTTCGGCAACGTGCAGGCGCATTACGACCTGTCTGACGACTTCTTCCGGCTCTTTCTGGACCCCACCCAGACCTACAGCTGCGCGTTCTTCGAGCGCGACGACCTGACCCTGGAAGAGGCACAGCTCGCCAAAATCGATCTATCGCTGTCCAAGTTGGGCCTCGAGCCCGGGATGACGCTGCTGGATATCGGCTGCGGCTGGGGCGCCACGCTGCGGCGGGCCATCGAGAAATACGACGTCAACGCCGTGGGCCTGACGCTGTCGGAAAACCAGGCCGAACACGTTCAGAAGTCGTTCGACCAGCTGGACACCAAGCGCACCCGGCGCGTGCTGCTGGAGGGCTGGGAGAAGTTCGACGAGCCGGTCGACCGGATCGTTTCGATCGGCGCATTCGAGCACTTCGGCCGCGCGCGCTGGGCCCGCTTTTTCGAGATGGCTTACTCGGTGCTGCCGGCCGACGGCGTGATGATGCTGCACACCATCGTGCGCCCCGCGTTCAAGGAAGCCAGGGCCAAGGGCCTGCCGCTGACCCACGAAGTTGTCCACTTCACGCAGTTCATCCTGGCCGAGATCTTCCCCGGCGGCTGGCTGCCCACCCCCCAGCTGGTGGAAGAGCACTCTGCCGACGCCGGCTTCAAGCTCACCCGGACCCAGTCCTTGCAGCTGCACTACGCGCGCACCCTCGACATGTGGGCCGCCGCGCTGGAGGCCAACAAGGACAAGGCGATCGAGATCCAGTCGCAGAAGGTCTACGACCGCTACATGAAGTACCTCACCGGCTGCGCAGACCTGTTCCGTCAGGGCTACACCGACGTCGACCAGTTCACGCTGGAGAAGTAA
- a CDS encoding TetR/AcrR family transcriptional regulator: MTEQIPAVIVKTDGRKRRWHQHKVERRNELVDGTIDAIRRLGRYLSMDEIAAEIGVSKTVLYRYFVDKNDLTTAVMRRIAQTTLIPNMAAALSSNLDGIDLTRAVISVYVDTVANEPEPYRFVMANSSASKSKVIADSERIIARMIAVMLRRRMEQAGMDTGGAEPWSYLIVGGVQLATHSWMSNPRMSRDELIDYLTMLSWNALCGIVEVGGSLEKFRAEPHPSPIVPPREA; the protein is encoded by the coding sequence GTGACAGAGCAAATCCCGGCAGTGATCGTCAAAACGGACGGTCGTAAACGGCGCTGGCATCAGCACAAGGTGGAGCGCCGCAACGAGCTGGTTGACGGCACGATCGACGCGATTCGCCGACTCGGCCGCTACCTCAGCATGGACGAAATCGCCGCGGAGATCGGGGTTTCCAAGACCGTTCTCTACCGCTATTTCGTCGACAAGAACGACCTGACGACCGCCGTGATGCGCCGGATCGCGCAGACCACGCTGATTCCGAATATGGCCGCGGCGCTGTCCTCAAATCTCGATGGCATCGACCTGACCCGCGCCGTCATCAGCGTCTACGTCGACACCGTCGCGAACGAGCCGGAGCCGTACCGGTTCGTGATGGCCAACAGCTCGGCCAGCAAAAGCAAGGTGATCGCCGACTCCGAGCGAATCATCGCCCGCATGATCGCGGTGATGCTGCGCCGCCGTATGGAGCAGGCCGGGATGGACACCGGCGGCGCGGAACCGTGGTCCTACTTGATCGTCGGCGGTGTGCAATTGGCCACGCACTCCTGGATGTCGAATCCGCGGATGAGCAGAGACGAACTGATCGACTACTTGACGATGCTCAGCTGGAATGCGCTGTGCGGAATCGTCGAAGTGGGCGGATCCCTGGAGAAGTTCCGCGCGGAGCCGCATCCTTCGCCGATCGTGCCGCCTCGAGAGGCTTAA
- a CDS encoding cyclopropane mycolic acid synthase family methyltransferase, with amino-acid sequence MTQLRPYYEESQSIYDVSDEFFALFLDPTMGYTCAYFERDDMTLEEAQNAKFDLALGKLNLEPGMTVLDVGCGWGGALQRAVEKFDVNVIGITLSRNQFEYSKARLAKVPTDRTVEIRLQGWEEFEDRVDRIVTIGAFEAFKAERYPAFFDRAYNILPDDGRMLLHTILAQTQKSMHEKGIKLTMKDIRFAKFIGDVIFPGGQLPSVEDLLKLAPEAGFSVEKVQLLQPHYARTLNMWAANLEANKDKAIEIQSEEIYDRYMHYLTGCEDFFRKGITDVGQFTCVK; translated from the coding sequence ATGACGCAGCTCAGGCCGTATTACGAAGAGTCGCAGTCCATCTACGACGTCTCGGATGAGTTTTTCGCATTGTTCCTGGACCCGACGATGGGCTACACGTGCGCATACTTCGAGCGTGACGACATGACGCTGGAGGAAGCGCAGAACGCGAAGTTCGACCTGGCACTGGGCAAGCTGAACCTCGAGCCCGGCATGACGGTGCTCGACGTCGGCTGCGGCTGGGGCGGAGCGCTGCAACGCGCGGTCGAGAAGTTCGACGTCAACGTCATCGGAATCACGCTCAGCCGCAACCAGTTCGAGTACAGCAAGGCCCGGCTGGCCAAGGTTCCCACCGACCGCACCGTCGAGATACGGCTGCAGGGCTGGGAAGAATTCGAGGACCGGGTCGACCGGATCGTCACCATCGGCGCCTTCGAAGCCTTCAAGGCGGAGCGTTACCCCGCGTTCTTCGACCGTGCCTACAACATTCTTCCCGACGACGGCCGGATGTTGCTGCACACAATTCTGGCGCAGACCCAGAAGTCGATGCACGAAAAGGGCATCAAATTGACGATGAAAGACATTCGTTTCGCGAAGTTCATCGGCGACGTGATTTTCCCGGGCGGACAGTTGCCCTCGGTGGAGGACCTGCTGAAGCTCGCGCCGGAGGCCGGATTCTCGGTGGAAAAGGTGCAATTGCTGCAGCCGCATTACGCGCGGACGCTGAACATGTGGGCCGCCAACCTCGAGGCCAACAAGGACAAGGCGATCGAGATCCAGTCGGAAGAAATCTACGACCGCTACATGCACTACTTGACGGGGTGCGAGGACTTCTTCCGCAAGGGCATTACCGACGTGGGGCAATTCACCTGCGTCAAGTAG
- a CDS encoding carboxymuconolactone decarboxylase family protein yields MSDAQAGHVARIPSSTKFRRLGPINWILAKGAARKLRASEMHLFTTLGQRQGLFWAWSLYGGRLLRGRLPRVDTELVILRVAHLRSSEYELQHHRKMGRQFGLDAHVQATIFAWPDVPDGDGPRVILSARQQALLNATDELIKNRTISEDTWRQLAMHLDRHRLIEFCLLATQYDGLAATISALNIELDNPR; encoded by the coding sequence ATGAGCGACGCGCAGGCCGGCCACGTCGCCCGCATCCCGTCGTCCACCAAATTTCGCCGGCTGGGCCCGATCAACTGGATCCTGGCCAAAGGCGCCGCCCGCAAACTGCGGGCGTCCGAGATGCATCTGTTCACCACGCTCGGTCAGCGCCAAGGGCTGTTTTGGGCGTGGTCGCTGTACGGCGGCCGGCTGCTGCGCGGCCGGCTGCCCCGGGTGGACACCGAATTGGTGATCCTGCGTGTCGCACATCTGCGGTCGAGCGAATACGAGTTGCAGCACCACCGGAAGATGGGACGTCAATTCGGTCTGGACGCTCACGTGCAGGCGACGATATTCGCGTGGCCCGACGTTCCGGACGGCGACGGACCCCGGGTGATACTGAGCGCCCGGCAACAGGCACTGCTGAACGCGACGGACGAGCTGATCAAGAACCGGACGATCAGTGAGGACACCTGGCGGCAACTCGCGATGCATCTCGACCGGCACCGGCTCATCGAATTCTGCTTGCTTGCAACGCAATACGATGGACTGGCCGCGACGATATCCGCACTCAACATCGAGTTGGACAACCCGAGATAG
- a CDS encoding acyl-[acyl-carrier-protein] thioesterase codes for MSLDKSMMPVPDGHPDVFDREWPLRVGDIDRTGRLRLDAACRHIQDVGQDQLREMGFEETHPLWIVRRTMLDMLRPIEFQDMLRCRRWCSGTSNRWCEMRVRVDGRKGGLIESEAFWININRETQMPSRISDDFLEGLHKTTSVDRLRWKGYLKAGSRDDATEIHEFPVRVTDIDLFDHMNNSVYWSVIEDYLASHLELMQGPLRITIEHEAPVALGDKLEIISHVHPAGSTDKFGPGLTDRPVTTLTYAVGDETKAVASLFNL; via the coding sequence GTGAGCCTGGACAAATCAATGATGCCGGTGCCCGACGGTCACCCCGACGTATTCGACCGCGAATGGCCGCTGCGGGTCGGCGACATCGACCGCACCGGACGGTTGCGGTTGGACGCCGCGTGCCGCCACATCCAGGACGTCGGCCAAGACCAGCTGCGCGAGATGGGCTTTGAGGAGACCCATCCGCTGTGGATCGTCCGGCGCACGATGCTCGACATGCTGCGGCCCATCGAGTTCCAGGACATGCTGCGCTGTCGGCGCTGGTGTTCGGGCACCTCGAACCGGTGGTGTGAGATGCGGGTCCGCGTCGACGGACGCAAGGGCGGCCTGATCGAATCCGAGGCCTTCTGGATCAACATCAACCGGGAAACCCAGATGCCGTCGCGCATCTCCGATGACTTCCTCGAAGGACTGCACAAGACCACGTCCGTTGATCGGCTGCGCTGGAAGGGCTACTTGAAGGCGGGCAGCCGCGACGACGCGACCGAGATTCACGAGTTTCCGGTCCGGGTCACCGATATCGACCTGTTCGACCACATGAACAACTCGGTGTACTGGAGCGTCATCGAGGATTACCTGGCGTCGCACCTGGAACTGATGCAGGGCCCGCTGCGCATCACCATCGAGCACGAGGCGCCGGTGGCGCTCGGCGACAAGCTCGAGATCATCTCGCACGTCCATCCGGCCGGATCGACCGACAAATTCGGCCCCGGGCTGACCGATCGCCCTGTTACAACGCTCACATATGCGGTCGGCGACGAGACGAAAGCGGTCGCTTCGCTCTTCAATCTCTAA
- a CDS encoding heparin-binding hemagglutinin: protein MAENTNIEELRAPLLAALGAADLALATVNELIAGLRDRAEDTRTDTRSRVEESRARIAKLQEDLPEQFTELRERFTPEELRKAAEGYLDAATNRYNELVERGEAALQRLRSQRPFEETTARAEGYVDQAVELTQEALGTVATQTRAVGERAAKLVGIELPKKAESAGKAVAKKAPAKKAPAKKAPAKKAPAKKSAAKKVTQK, encoded by the coding sequence ATGGCTGAAAACACGAATATCGAAGAACTGCGGGCGCCGTTGCTGGCGGCCCTGGGTGCAGCGGACCTGGCCCTGGCCACCGTGAACGAGCTCATCGCCGGCCTGCGTGACCGGGCCGAGGACACCCGCACCGACACCCGCAGCCGGGTCGAGGAGAGCCGTGCTCGCATCGCCAAGCTGCAGGAGGACCTGCCCGAGCAGTTCACCGAGCTGCGCGAGCGCTTCACCCCCGAGGAACTGCGTAAGGCTGCCGAGGGCTACCTGGACGCCGCGACCAACCGCTACAACGAGCTGGTCGAGCGGGGCGAGGCCGCGCTGCAGCGGCTGCGCAGCCAGCGTCCGTTCGAAGAGACCACGGCGCGTGCCGAGGGCTACGTCGACCAGGCCGTCGAGCTGACCCAGGAGGCGCTGGGCACCGTCGCGACGCAGACCCGCGCCGTCGGCGAGCGTGCGGCCAAGCTGGTCGGCATCGAGCTGCCGAAGAAGGCCGAGTCGGCCGGCAAGGCAGTGGCCAAGAAGGCTCCGGCCAAGAAGGCTCCCGCCAAGAAGGCCCCGGCCAAGAAGGCTCCGGCCAAGAAGTCGGCGGCCAAGAAGGTCACCCAGAAGTAG
- a CDS encoding DUF2599 domain-containing protein has product MKALLAVPAAAVVVLLGTVSVTGTALAEPGTGAANPAGPSYSPPFVDHTAWVQWGRLTSLRVFPTPSGRLASRQPDTAGAADEAWAEVLAMAPNADTPGMRAQFVCHWQFAELAQPGKTSWNLEPWRPVVDDTEMVASGCNPGGPEESFS; this is encoded by the coding sequence ATGAAGGCTCTGCTGGCCGTGCCCGCGGCCGCGGTTGTCGTGCTGCTGGGCACGGTGTCTGTCACCGGCACCGCGTTGGCCGAACCCGGCACCGGCGCGGCCAACCCCGCCGGCCCCTCGTACTCCCCGCCGTTCGTCGATCACACCGCGTGGGTGCAATGGGGACGGCTGACCAGCCTGCGCGTTTTTCCGACGCCATCGGGGCGGCTGGCCTCCAGGCAACCCGACACCGCGGGCGCGGCCGACGAGGCCTGGGCCGAGGTGCTGGCAATGGCACCGAACGCCGACACTCCCGGCATGCGTGCGCAATTCGTCTGCCATTGGCAATTCGCCGAACTGGCGCAACCCGGCAAGACCAGCTGGAACCTCGAGCCGTGGCGGCCCGTCGTCGACGACACCGAGATGGTCGCCTCCGGTTGCAATCCCGGCGGCCCGGAAGAATCGTTCTCGTGA
- a CDS encoding DUF2516 family protein: MSQAVGTVMLVLQIAVLVMAVYAFIHAAMQRSDAYTAADKLTKPVWLVILGLAAVLGWWLGVLGMAAAACAAGVYLVDVRPKLLEIQGKSR; this comes from the coding sequence GTGAGTCAAGCCGTGGGTACCGTCATGTTGGTCTTGCAGATCGCCGTCCTGGTGATGGCGGTGTACGCGTTCATACATGCGGCGATGCAGCGGTCCGACGCCTACACGGCCGCGGACAAACTGACCAAGCCGGTCTGGCTGGTGATCTTGGGCCTGGCCGCCGTGCTGGGCTGGTGGCTCGGCGTTCTCGGCATGGCTGCTGCCGCCTGCGCGGCCGGCGTGTATCTGGTCGACGTGCGGCCGAAACTCCTGGAAATTCAGGGCAAGTCGCGCTGA
- a CDS encoding 3-hydroxybutyryl-CoA dehydrogenase, which yields MGSGIAEVSVRAGVAVTVYETTEALITAGRNRIVKSLERGVSAGKVTERERDRALSQLTFTTDLKDLADRQLVIEAIVEDEAVKAEVFAKLDEVITDPDAVLASNTSSIPIMKIAAATKNPQRVLGLHFFNPVPVLPLVELVSTLVTDEAAAARTEEFAGAVLGKQVVRCSDRSGFVVNALLVPYLLSAVRMVEAGFATVEDVDKAVVAGLSHPMGPLRLSDLVGLDTLKLIADKMFEEFKEPHYGPPPLLLRMVEAGQLGKKSGQGFYTY from the coding sequence ATGGGGTCCGGGATCGCCGAAGTCTCGGTCCGCGCCGGCGTCGCCGTCACGGTGTACGAGACCACCGAGGCGCTGATCACGGCGGGCCGAAACCGCATCGTGAAATCGCTGGAGCGGGGCGTCAGCGCGGGCAAGGTGACCGAGCGTGAGCGTGACCGTGCCCTGAGCCAGCTCACCTTCACCACCGACCTGAAGGACCTCGCCGACCGCCAACTGGTGATCGAGGCGATTGTCGAGGACGAGGCCGTCAAGGCGGAGGTCTTCGCGAAGCTCGACGAGGTGATCACCGATCCCGACGCGGTGCTGGCGTCGAACACGTCGAGCATTCCGATCATGAAGATCGCGGCGGCGACCAAGAACCCCCAGCGGGTGCTGGGCTTGCACTTCTTCAACCCGGTGCCGGTGTTGCCGCTGGTCGAATTGGTCAGCACGCTGGTCACCGACGAAGCCGCCGCCGCGCGCACCGAAGAGTTCGCCGGCGCGGTGCTGGGCAAGCAGGTGGTGCGGTGTTCGGACCGGTCCGGATTCGTGGTGAACGCCCTGTTGGTGCCCTATCTGTTGTCGGCCGTCCGCATGGTGGAGGCGGGATTCGCCACCGTCGAGGATGTCGACAAGGCGGTTGTTGCCGGCCTGTCGCACCCGATGGGCCCGTTGCGGTTGTCGGATCTTGTTGGATTGGACACACTCAAACTGATCGCGGACAAGATGTTCGAGGAATTCAAGGAGCCGCACTACGGCCCGCCGCCGCTGCTGCTGCGGATGGTGGAGGCGGGTCAGTTGGGCAAGAAATCGGGTCAGGGGTTCTACACGTACTGA
- a CDS encoding helix-turn-helix domain-containing protein, with product MPPEETLSAKVSTAASDIGSFIRSQRELAQVSVRQLAELAGVSNPYLSQVERGLRKPSADVLSQIAKALRVSAEVLYVRAGILEPSDKSQVRDAVITDTAITERQKQILLDIYASFAQQNESIHEECSPESDNHE from the coding sequence ATGCCACCGGAGGAGACGCTCTCCGCCAAGGTGTCGACTGCGGCTTCCGACATCGGCAGCTTCATCAGAAGCCAGCGTGAACTCGCGCAGGTTTCGGTGCGACAACTTGCCGAGCTGGCCGGAGTCAGTAATCCCTATCTGAGCCAGGTTGAGCGCGGACTGCGCAAACCTTCTGCCGACGTACTCAGTCAGATCGCGAAAGCGCTGCGGGTTTCCGCCGAGGTCCTTTATGTGCGGGCCGGGATTCTCGAGCCGAGCGATAAGAGTCAAGTGCGTGACGCGGTCATCACCGACACGGCGATCACCGAGCGTCAGAAGCAGATTCTGCTCGACATCTACGCCTCGTTTGCCCAGCAAAACGAATCGATCCATGAGGAGTGTTCGCCCGAATCCGATAACCACGAGTGA
- the ramB gene encoding acetate metabolism transcriptional regulator RamB, with amino-acid sequence MSKTFVGSRVRQLRNERGFSQAALAQLLEISPSYLNQIEHDVRPLTVAVLLRITEVFGVDATFFAPQDDTRLVAELREVTMDRDLDINVDPPEVAELVNAHPALARAVVNLHRRYRLTTAQLAAATEERYSDGSGSGSITMPHEEVRDYFYQRQNYLHELDTAAEDLTIHTRLHHGDLARELTRRLTEVHGVHINRRIDLGDTVLHRYEPETKTLEISNHLSLGQQVFKMAAELAYLEFGDLIDSMVADGKFTSDESHTLARLGLANYFAAAAVLPYRQFHDVTENFRYDVERLSAFYSVSYETIAHRLSTMQRPSMRGVPFSFVRVDRAGNMSKRQSATGFHFSSSGGTCPLWNVYETFANPGKILVQIAQMPDGRNYMWVARTVERRAARYGQPGKTFAIGLGCELRHAHRLVYSEGLDLSGDVATPIGAGCRVCERDNCPQRAFPALGRALDLDEHRSTVSPYLVKQP; translated from the coding sequence ATGTCGAAAACGTTCGTCGGCTCACGCGTTCGCCAGTTGCGTAACGAGCGTGGGTTTTCGCAAGCCGCGCTGGCCCAGCTGCTCGAGATCTCGCCGAGCTACCTCAACCAGATCGAGCACGACGTCCGCCCCCTGACGGTGGCCGTGCTGTTGCGCATCACCGAAGTGTTCGGAGTGGACGCGACCTTCTTCGCCCCCCAGGACGACACCCGCCTGGTCGCCGAACTGCGCGAAGTGACCATGGATCGCGATCTGGACATCAACGTCGATCCACCCGAGGTCGCCGAGCTGGTCAACGCCCATCCCGCCCTGGCCCGCGCGGTGGTCAACCTGCACCGGCGCTACCGGCTCACCACCGCGCAGCTGGCCGCCGCCACCGAGGAGCGCTACTCCGACGGCAGCGGCAGCGGATCGATCACGATGCCGCACGAAGAGGTGCGCGACTACTTCTACCAGCGGCAGAACTATCTGCACGAGCTGGACACCGCCGCCGAAGATCTCACGATCCACACCCGGCTGCACCACGGCGACCTGGCCCGCGAATTGACGCGGCGGCTCACCGAGGTGCACGGCGTCCACATCAACAGGCGCATCGACCTCGGCGACACGGTGCTGCACCGCTACGAGCCCGAGACCAAGACGCTGGAGATCAGCAATCACCTCTCGCTGGGCCAGCAGGTCTTCAAGATGGCCGCCGAGTTGGCCTACCTCGAGTTCGGCGACCTGATCGACAGCATGGTCGCCGACGGCAAATTCACCAGCGACGAGTCCCACACGCTGGCCCGGCTCGGTCTGGCGAACTACTTCGCCGCCGCCGCGGTGCTGCCCTACCGCCAATTCCACGATGTCACCGAGAATTTCCGCTACGACGTCGAGCGGCTGTCGGCGTTCTACTCGGTGAGCTACGAGACCATCGCCCACCGGCTCTCGACGATGCAACGGCCGTCGATGCGGGGGGTGCCGTTCTCGTTCGTCCGGGTGGATCGCGCCGGCAACATGTCAAAACGCCAGTCCGCCACCGGTTTTCATTTCTCCTCCAGCGGCGGCACCTGCCCGCTGTGGAATGTCTACGAGACGTTTGCCAACCCGGGCAAGATCCTGGTGCAGATCGCTCAGATGCCCGACGGCCGCAACTACATGTGGGTGGCCCGCACCGTGGAGCGCCGTGCTGCCCGGTATGGTCAGCCGGGTAAAACCTTCGCGATCGGGCTGGGCTGCGAGCTGCGGCACGCGCACCGGCTCGTCTACTCGGAAGGACTGGACTTGTCGGGAGATGTCGCCACACCCATCGGCGCGGGTTGCCGTGTCTGCGAACGCGATAACTGTCCACAACGGGCCTTCCCGGCGTTGGGCCGTGCACTCGATCTCGACGAGCACCGCAGCACGGTGTCCCCGTACTTGGTGAAGCAGCCATGA